The Candidatus Denitrolinea symbiosum DNA window CGATTCTCCGTCCAGGCGGATTTCGCCCGAGTCGTACTCCCAGAATCTCAACAGCAAATTGGCGAGCGTACTCTTCCCCGCGCCGCTCGGCCCGACGATGGCGACCGAAGCCCCGGGTTGAAGATTGAAGGTCACGCGGTCGAGGGCGGGAGTGGCAGCGTTGGGGTAGGCAAAGGTGAGATCGGTAATTTGCAATTGATAATTGGCGACTGGTAACTGCTCACTGGTCACTGATGACTGTTCACTGATCACTGGCTCCGTGTCCACCACTTCAAACAACCTCCTCGCCGCCTCGCGTGCGGAGTTCCACATCTGCGCGGCGAGGGGAAGCGGGGTGACGGCTTCGAAGGCGGCGAAGGTCAGCAGCGCGAGGGACGATAGCATGGGCCCCGCCAACTCGCCCGAATTGACTAGCGGGATGCACAGGTAAAGTACCGTCCACATGCCGAGGTTGGTCAGCAAAGTGGACAGGCCAGAGTGGAGGCCGGTCACGCGCGCCATGCGGCGTTGGGCCTCGCCGTAGTCGTCCCCAGCGGCGGCGATCTGTTTCAGGCGTTCGGCGCCGCGGCCGTAGGCAAGCAGGTCGGCCATGCCCTGGATGCCGTCCACGAGGCGGGTGTGGAGGTCGGCGCGCAGGCGGACGGTCCGCGCGGCGGGACGGCGGCTGAGCGTCTGCGCGAGGAGGGGCAGGAGCAGGCCGAGGGCGAGGAAAAAGGTCAGGAAGACGGGAGCCAGCGCGGGGTAGAAAGAGGCGAGGAAGATCGAGGTGAAGAGTCCCACGAGGACGGCCGTCAACGGCGGGGAGACGACGCGCACGTAGAAGTGTTCCAGCGTCTCCACGTCGCCGACGATGCGCGCCAGCAGGTCGCCCGCGCGGAATTCCATCAGGCGGGCGGGGGCGAGGGGTTCGAGGCGTTCGTAGAACCAGACGCGCAGGCGGGAGAGCAGGCGGAAGGTGACGTCGTGCGAGACGAGGCGTTCGGCGTAACGCAGGAGGCCGCGGGCGATGCCGAAGAAGCGCGTCCCGACTACCGCTACACCGAGGTCCGCGACGGACGCGGCGACGGCGGCGGTGGAGATGAGCCAGGCGGAGGCGCCCATGAGCGCCACGCTCGCGCCGATGGTCCCCGCGCCGAGGAGGACCGAGAGCGCGACGAGACGCCAGTTGCCGTTGAGGAAGGAGAGCAGGCGGGGGAGGGGGGATGGGGGAGGGGGGACGGATGACGGGTGATGGGGGACGGATGACGGATGACGGGTTGGAGATTGGTAATTGGAGATTGGTAATTGGAGATTGGCGGTTGGAGATTGGATGTTGGTAATTGGAGATTGGGGGTTGGAGGGTTGTTGTGGTGTTGGCGGCGGAAGGTTTTCAACTTGCAACTCGGTACTTGCAACCTGCGACTCGTATGTCTTTACCATGCTGGCATACAGGCCGTTTTGCGCGAGGAGTTCGCGGTGAGTCCCTTGCTCGACGATCCTGCCCTGATCGAGGACGACGATGTGGTCGGATTGGAAGATGGTGTTGAGACGGTGCGCGATGACGAGGACGGCGCGTCCCTCCATCAACTGCCGCGTGGACTCTTCGAGCAGGGCTTCGGTCTCTGGGTCGAGACTGGAGGTGGGTTCGTCGAGGATGAGCAGCGGCGCGTCTTTAAGGAAGGCGCGGGCGAGGGCGAGACGCTGCGCCTGTCCGCTGGAGAGACGCGCGCCGCCTTCGCCGACGACGGTCTCGTATTTTTCGGGAAGCGTCTCGACGAAATCGTGCAGGCGCGCGGCCCGCGCAGCCGCGGTCACTTCGGCATCGGTCGCGTCCGCTTTTCCGAGGCGGATGTTGGCGGCGAGGGTGTCGTGGAAAATGTACGGGCGTTGGGGGACCCAGGAGATGGATATTGGTATGTGGCGATTGGTAATTGGAGATTGATGGTTGGCGGTGATGTTGCCCGATGTCGGTTGAATAAAACCGAGCATTAAATTGACCAGCGTGGATTTCCCCGCGCCGGTCCTGCCGACGAGGGCGACGCGCTGTCCGTGTTTGATGGTGAGGTTGATGTTCTCCAGCGCGGGCGTGGATTCGCCGGGGTAAGTATAAGAGAGATTGGATAAATAGAGGGTAGAGAATGGCGAGCCGTTGGAAGAAGTTTGACTGCTCTCTATTCTCTGTTCTCTGCTCTCTGTATCCAAAATCTCATAGATCCGCTTCGCGGCGGTCGTGCCGTTCATCCCCGCGTGGAAGCGGGCGCCGAGGGCGCGCAGGGGCATGTAAAATTCGGGAGCCAGCACCAGCAGGAAGAGCGCGGGCTGGAACTCCATGCGGTGGTACAGCAGGCGGAAACCGATCTCGACGGCGATGATGGCGACGCTGAGCGTGGACAGCAGTTCGAGCGCCAGCGCGGACAGGAAGGTGATCCGCAGGACCTGCAAGGTCGCGTCGCGGAACTGGTCGCTGACGCGCGCGATGGTCTTCGTCTGCGCTTTGGATTGGCCGAAGAGTTTGAGCGTGGTCAGTCCCTGAAGGCTGTCAAGAAAGTGCGCGCTGAGCAGGCGCAGAGTCTCGTATTGGCGCTTAGTGACGATCTCCGCGCCCTTGCCGATCATGATCATGAAGAACGGGATCAACGGCGCGGTGACGAGGAAAACGATTCCAGAAAGCAGGTCAATAGGGAAGACGAAAACGAGGATGGAGATCGGGACGAGCGCGGCGATGACGAGTTGCGGCAGGTACTGACTGAAGTACGCGTCCAGCGCTTCGATCCCCTCGACGGCGGCCGCGGTCAGCTCGCCCGTGCGTTGTCCGCGCGCGTAGGCGGGACCCAGGCGGAGGATGTGCGCGAAGAGACGCTGGCGCAGGTCGGTTTTGACGCGCACCGCGACCGCGTTGGCGGAGACCTCGCTGAGCCACGTCAACAGGGCGCGGCCGCCGATGACAACGAGGATCAGCGTCAGCGGATTCAGCGCCTGCGCGAGCGACTGTCCCCGCAGGAAGACGCCGTCCACGACGCGGCTGAGGAGCCAGGCCTGTCCGATGGTCAGCCATCCGGCCAGAAGTCCAGAGAGGATCGTGGAGAGGAGGGGGAAACGCGCGTCGCGGGTGAGGGAGAGGAGTCGGCGGTGCATGAGGGCAGGTGTCAGGCGGCGGTCAACGCGCGGCCGCGGTTTTTATCCGGTCTGCGCCAGCGCGACCGCGCCGAGACTGCCCGAAAGATGTCCCAGCGCGGGCGGGACGATGTAGCCGTCCACGTCCGCCAGGACGTTGGGATGGACGACGTAGCCGTTGAGAAGCGCCTGGACGTTGCGCCGAATCTTCGGGAAGAGATATTCCCTGCGCATCACGCCGCCGCCGAGGACGATCCGCTTTGGAGACAGGGTCAGGATGTAGTTGACCAGCGCGGCGGCGACGTATTCGGCTTCCACGTCCCAGAAGGGATCGTCGTCGGGGATCGCTTCGCCGCGCGACCCGAAGCGGGCCTGGATTGCGGGGCCGTTGGCGAGGCCCTCGAAGCAATCTCTGTGGAAGGGACAGTTGCCGGGAAAGGGATCCCGCGCGCGGTCGTGGGGGATGCGGATGTGTCCCATCTCGGGGGCGAGCATCCCCGCGAGCGGACGTCCGTTCAGGATGTATCCGCCGCCGATCCCCGTCCCGATGGTGAGATAGAGCGACGGGTCGCAGCCCCGGTTCGCGCCCCATTTGAATTCGCCCAGCGCCGCGCCGTTGACGTCGTTGTCGAACGCGATCTCGACGCGCAGCGCGCGCTGGATGACGCCGCGCACATCCGTGTTGCTCCAATGGGGTTTCGGCGTCGAAGTGATGTGGCCGTATGTGGGCGAGTCGGGATTCAGGTCAACGGGGCCGAAGCAGGCGACGCCGATGGAGTCGACCTGCCGCGCGGCAACGAAGGGTTGGAAAAATTCGACGGTCTTTCGCAGCGTTTCTTCGGGCGTGGTAGTGGGGATGCGCGCCTGCTCGACGATGCGGTCGGGGCCGCTGGCGACGATACAGATGAACTTTGTCCCGCCCGCTTCGATCCCGCCGAAAAGCTGGGACATTATTTCACCCTCAGTAAAACCTTCCCCTCCCGCCATAATTCTTCCAGCCGATAGTAATCGCGCTGGTCGGGCGAGAAGAGATGGACGACCACGTCGCCGAAGTCCACCACCAGCCAGCCGTGTTGGGCTTCGCCTTCGATGCGGCCTTTTCTCTTTTGTTTGCCTTTGAACGTCTCCACTACCGATTTGGCGAGCGCGTCCAACATGCGGTCGCTGGAGCCGGTGCAAAGCACGAAGTAGTCGGTGAAGGAGGCGACATCCTTGAGGTCGATCAAGAGGATGTCTTCGCCTTTTTTGTCTTCAAGCGCGGTTACGATGGAACGGGCAAGGTCGAGTGCGTTCAGTGAGTCACCTCATGTAGAAATGTGGTATGTGGATTATACAGACTTTCACGGATTCTCGCGGATGGAGCCATTAAAAATCCGAGTCCGAACGGAACGAAAACGCTGATCGTCTACGCGCCGGTTTTCAGCGGGGCGGAGAACAGGCGGGTATATTCCGCGCCCGAGGGTTTTAGGTCGCTTTTGAACAGGTGGACGGCGGTCACGTCGGCGCGGCCGAGCGGGCCGAGACGCGTCTCTTCGAGCGCGGCGTGAACCTTTTGCCGGTCGCCCGCGGAGACGGGTTGTTTGACGCGGCCGATCGTCAGGTGCGGCGAGAAGGGACGTTCCTCCGCTTCGCAGCCGAGGCGCGCCGCGGCAGATTCCAGCCCGCGCTGGAGGGAGGTCAACGCGGCCGGGGCGTGGATTCCGATCCAGATCACGCGCGCCCGCCGCGGGGTCGGGAAGGAGCCGAGTCCGCCGACTTCCATCGAGAAGGGCGCGCAGGCCGCCGCCTCGGCGGTCGTCATCTGCGCGAGCGCGTCCAACTGCGCGGGCGAGACGTCCCCGATGAATTTCAGGGTCAGGTGCATGTTTTCGACGGGGACCCAGCGGACGAGGCCGCGCCCGAGCGCGGCGCGCAGGGACTCGGTTTGGGCGTGAATCGCTTGTCGGATCGGGAGGGGGATTTCAATCGCAATGAAGACGCGCGACGGTGTCATATCAGGCGGCGACCAGGCTTTCGACTGCCTGTTTCAATTCGAGATAGCCGACGGGCTTGGCGAGGTAGAGCGAGGCGCCCGCGTCCATGCCGGCGCGGATGTCGCCGGGCATGCTTTTGGCCGAGACGACGATGACGGGGATGTTCATCAGGTCGGGTTCGCGGCGCATGAACTTTAACACTTCCAGCCCCGACACGTCGGGCATCATCACGTCGAGGATCACGATGTCGGGCTTCTCCTGCGCGATGACGCTGATGGCGGGAGCGCTGCTGAACATTTTGATCACGCGGAAGCCGTTGACGCGCATCATCTCCGCGAAGAGTTCGGCGGCGTCGGGTTCGTCTTCCACGACCAGGACGGTTTTTTGCGGGGATGTCATCATCTTCAAAAATAGCATAAGATGAAGGAAAAGGCAAGGGGTCGTAAGGATTGACGGATTTGGACGGTCTACTGTCTGGAGGATCTATGACCGAACTTGAAAATTTCCGCGCCGAAAAGGACGATTTCTTCGCGAGCCATCCGCACAGCCCGCTGACCTCGCTTCAAAAACAGACCTTCGACGGTCTCCGTTATTTTGACGAGAATCCCGCGCTTCGATTCGAGATCGCGGCGACGCCGTTCCCGAAGCCCGAGGAGATCGCGATCCAGACTTCGACGGGGGAGACGCGCGTCTATACGCGTTTTGCCCGCTTCAAATTTAATGTAGACGGGCAGGAGGCCGAACTGACCATCTACGAGACCGAGAACGGATTCTTCCTGCCTTTCGTGGATTCCCTGGCCGGGACGGAGACCTATCCCGCGGGCCGCTATCTCGACCTTGAGCCTTTGCCTGGCAACCGCTTCCTCGTGGACTTCAACCTGGCCTACAATCCTTACTGCGCCTACAACGAAAGGTGGTCCTGCCCGCTGACGCCGTTCGAGAACCGGCTGAAGGTCCCCATCCGGGCGGGGGAGAAGATCTTCCACAGTTAAATCAAAAAGGCCAGGTTTCGCGAGGAACCTGGCCTTTCGTTTACGCTTCCGGCGCTTCGCTGGCTTTTATCAGCGCTTCCAGCAGCGCTTCGTATTCGTCGCAGCAGTCTGTGCAGGTTTCAAGGTGGTCGTGGACGAGCGGCATGAGCCGCGCCGCGTCCTCTTTGTGGATCTCGATCTCAGCGTATTGGTCGAGCGCGTCGAAGACCTGCTCGCAGTCCATCTCGCAGTTTTCGAGATAGCGGATCAGGCCCGCGATGGTCGCGTCCGACAATTCCGCGTCGGCGTGTTTCCCGCGTCCAAGTTGGGTAAGCCAGTCTTTCAGTCTCATTTTTACCTTCCGGGTTGACGATGGACGGGAAAAAATTCTTACCCTTGCTCGAAGGCGGTCAAGACTTCCTGCGCGGACAGGCCTTCCAGCGACAAGCGCCGTTTCAGGCGGACGCGGGCGTCGTGCAGGAGTTTGTAGAGGGCGTTGCGGTTGGTCTTGAGCTTGCGGGCGGCCTCGTCCATGGGGATGTTCTGCACGGAGAGCAGCAGGAGGGCTTCGCGTTGGCGGTCGGTCAATTCCTCGGCGATGATGCGGCGGACGCGCGTCATCATGTCGGCGCGTTCGACGAAGGTTTCAGGTCCCGCGCCAGGGTCCGCCAGCAGGGATTCGGGCGCAGTCGCCTCCTCGTTGTCCACCAGTTCGTCCAGCGAGGAGTCCCGCCAGCGTTTGCGCCGCAATTCCGACAGCGCGATGCGGATGGCGATCTTGTGCGCCCAGGTGGTGAATTGACTGCGTCCCTCGAAGGTGTGCAGGCGGTCGAGGATGCGGAGCAGGGCTTCCTGCGTCACTTCCTCCACGAGGAATTCAAATTGCG harbors:
- a CDS encoding ABC transporter — translated: MHRRLLSLTRDARFPLLSTILSGLLAGWLTIGQAWLLSRVVDGVFLRGQSLAQALNPLTLILVVIGGRALLTWLSEVSANAVAVRVKTDLRQRLFAHILRLGPAYARGQRTGELTAAAVEGIEALDAYFSQYLPQLVIAALVPISILVFVFPIDLLSGIVFLVTAPLIPFFMIMIGKGAEIVTKRQYETLRLLSAHFLDSLQGLTTLKLFGQSKAQTKTIARVSDQFRDATLQVLRITFLSALALELLSTLSVAIIAVEIGFRLLYHRMEFQPALFLLVLAPEFYMPLRALGARFHAGMNGTTAAKRIYEILDTESREQRIESSQTSSNGSPFSTLYLSNLSYTYPGESTPALENINLTIKHGQRVALVGRTGAGKSTLVNLMLGFIQPTSGNITANHQSPITNRHIPISISWVPQRPYIFHDTLAANIRLGKADATDAEVTAAARAARLHDFVETLPEKYETVVGEGGARLSSGQAQRLALARAFLKDAPLLILDEPTSSLDPETEALLEESTRQLMEGRAVLVIAHRLNTIFQSDHIVVLDQGRIVEQGTHRELLAQNGLYASMVKTYESQVASTELQVENLPPPTPQQPSNPQSPITNIQSPTANLQLPISNYQSPTRHPSSVPHHPSSVPPPPSPLPRLLSFLNGNWRLVALSVLLGAGTIGASVALMGASAWLISTAAVAASVADLGVAVVGTRFFGIARGLLRYAERLVSHDVTFRLLSRLRVWFYERLEPLAPARLMEFRAGDLLARIVGDVETLEHFYVRVVSPPLTAVLVGLFTSIFLASFYPALAPVFLTFFLALGLLLPLLAQTLSRRPAARTVRLRADLHTRLVDGIQGMADLLAYGRGAERLKQIAAAGDDYGEAQRRMARVTGLHSGLSTLLTNLGMWTVLYLCIPLVNSGELAGPMLSSLALLTFAAFEAVTPLPLAAQMWNSAREAARRLFEVVDTEPVISEQSSVTSEQLPVANYQLQITDLTFAYPNAATPALDRVTFNLQPGASVAIVGPSGAGKSTLANLLLRFWEYDSGEIRLDGESLHGLDPDEVRARIGLVSQNTYFFNASVRENLRFARRRVTQEEIEAAARSAQIHDFILRLPKGYDTFIGEQGLRLSGGERQRLAIARALIKDAPILILDEPTANLDPLTEKQALETLFGLMKRKTSLLITHRLAGLENVDEILVMDRGRIVERGTHAELLARAGLYRRLWDLQNRILEAGGTDENFQ
- a CDS encoding fructokinase; protein product: MSQLFGGIEAGGTKFICIVASGPDRIVEQARIPTTTPEETLRKTVEFFQPFVAARQVDSIGVACFGPVDLNPDSPTYGHITSTPKPHWSNTDVRGVIQRALRVEIAFDNDVNGAALGEFKWGANRGCDPSLYLTIGTGIGGGYILNGRPLAGMLAPEMGHIRIPHDRARDPFPGNCPFHRDCFEGLANGPAIQARFGSRGEAIPDDDPFWDVEAEYVAAALVNYILTLSPKRIVLGGGVMRREYLFPKIRRNVQALLNGYVVHPNVLADVDGYIVPPALGHLSGSLGAVALAQTG
- a CDS encoding ribosome silencing factor — protein: MIDLKDVASFTDYFVLCTGSSDRMLDALAKSVVETFKGKQKRKGRIEGEAQHGWLVVDFGDVVVHLFSPDQRDYYRLEELWREGKVLLRVK
- a CDS encoding RNA 2',3'-cyclic phosphodiesterase codes for the protein MTPSRVFIAIEIPLPIRQAIHAQTESLRAALGRGLVRWVPVENMHLTLKFIGDVSPAQLDALAQMTTAEAAACAPFSMEVGGLGSFPTPRRARVIWIGIHAPAALTSLQRGLESAAARLGCEAEERPFSPHLTIGRVKQPVSAGDRQKVHAALEETRLGPLGRADVTAVHLFKSDLKPSGAEYTRLFSAPLKTGA
- a CDS encoding RNA polymerase sigma factor, sigma-70 family, coding for MPTRTNEEWLADLQSDGLPRSAALEDLRAVIAKGLPYALSRWVSPSEPQFEFLVEEVTQEALLRILDRLHTFEGRSQFTTWAHKIAIRIALSELRRKRWRDSSLDELVDNEEATAPESLLADPGAGPETFVERADMMTRVRRIIAEELTDRQREALLLLSVQNIPMDEAARKLKTNRNALYKLLHDARVRLKRRLSLEGLSAQEVLTAFEQG